The following are encoded together in the Pectobacterium wasabiae CFBP 3304 genome:
- a CDS encoding conjugal transfer protein TraG N-terminal domain-containing protein produces the protein MTLFTTDYLEYYLTLVSWVVHNGIWAVLVSSGVFVLPFVAIIIDEWLRSRTEGADEGNKGILSSMRIENRVWVAIVVVMFAGIPFIDVDLNTIRYDQARSAQCQISVPQPEDTGWSQSFSTLNNQSAKVPVWWAFMHALSRAITGASVSAIPCGTDLRQMRMEINATRIDDPLLAQEVADFTHDCYGPARAKLFMSRPDLDEAQMHDVTWIGSTYFVSTGGFYDTYRAKTPREGWAYDSNRDAGLAQVPSGAGYPSCRQWWSDGGNGLRARLLAQVDPSLLSRIANWVGFISRAEVDDSVIRALASPRQQKLNQGNVYTDYGGQIDKTLPNIVTRAAGDIGMTIGGIAAFPALDVVRQALPMVLALLKMALVICIPLVLLVGTYDLKTVVTLSIVQFALFFVDFWFQLARWLDSTILDALYGWGWGWNRPHNNVDPLVGMHNTFGDMLLNFVMGSMFIVLPTFWIMALAWAGIRAGNVLQGLAGATSDVKTAGGKGGGMALKSVSKK, from the coding sequence ATGACGCTTTTCACCACCGATTATCTGGAGTATTACCTGACCCTAGTGAGCTGGGTCGTCCACAACGGTATTTGGGCAGTATTGGTTTCCAGCGGTGTGTTCGTCCTCCCCTTCGTGGCCATCATCATCGACGAGTGGCTGAGATCCCGTACCGAGGGTGCCGACGAAGGCAACAAGGGCATTCTGTCTTCAATGCGCATTGAAAACCGGGTATGGGTGGCGATCGTGGTGGTGATGTTCGCCGGTATTCCGTTCATTGATGTTGACCTCAACACGATCAGGTACGATCAGGCGCGTTCGGCACAGTGCCAGATCAGCGTGCCACAGCCCGAAGACACGGGCTGGTCGCAATCCTTCAGCACCCTCAACAACCAGAGTGCAAAAGTGCCAGTATGGTGGGCCTTCATGCATGCGCTCTCACGCGCGATCACGGGTGCCTCGGTGTCGGCTATCCCATGCGGCACCGACCTGCGACAAATGCGGATGGAGATCAATGCCACCCGTATTGATGATCCCCTACTGGCTCAGGAAGTCGCAGACTTTACCCACGACTGCTACGGCCCTGCACGCGCCAAACTGTTCATGAGCCGTCCTGATCTTGATGAAGCACAAATGCACGACGTGACCTGGATCGGCTCGACCTATTTTGTCAGCACCGGCGGCTTCTATGACACCTACCGCGCCAAGACACCACGTGAGGGCTGGGCTTACGACAGCAATCGTGACGCTGGACTGGCTCAGGTGCCAAGCGGTGCGGGCTACCCAAGTTGCCGACAGTGGTGGAGTGATGGTGGCAACGGTTTACGCGCGCGCCTGCTGGCACAGGTCGATCCCAGTCTACTCAGTCGCATCGCCAACTGGGTGGGATTCATCAGCCGAGCAGAGGTAGATGACTCCGTCATCAGGGCGCTTGCTTCTCCCCGCCAGCAAAAACTCAACCAAGGCAATGTCTACACAGACTATGGCGGTCAAATCGACAAAACCTTACCGAATATCGTCACACGTGCTGCAGGAGACATCGGCATGACCATTGGAGGGATCGCCGCATTCCCGGCATTGGACGTCGTACGCCAGGCACTGCCGATGGTGCTTGCACTACTGAAGATGGCGCTGGTGATCTGTATCCCTCTGGTGCTCCTGGTCGGCACCTACGACCTGAAGACCGTTGTCACGCTCAGCATCGTGCAATTTGCGCTGTTCTTTGTGGATTTCTGGTTCCAGCTTGCACGCTGGCTCGACAGTACGATCCTCGATGCGCTTTACGGATGGGGATGGGGCTGGAATCGGCCGCATAACAATGTTGATCCGCTTGTAGGCATGCACAATACCTTCGGCGACATGTTGCTGAACTTCGTTATGGGCTCGATGTTCATTGTACTACCCACATTCTGGATCATGGCGTTGGCTTGGGCAGGCATCCGCGCCGGCAATGTTCTTCAAGGGCTTGCGGGAGCGACCAGTGATGTCAAAACAGCAGGAGGCAAAGGGGGTGGCATGGCACTTAAATCCGTATCGAAAAAATAA